One genomic window of Candidatus Kuenenia stuttgartiensis includes the following:
- a CDS encoding chemotaxis protein CheC, which yields MKDTSGNFLSELQIDALKEIINIAFGNAAASLSEVIELHATLNVPEIKIVHSKELRDFIGSTFDGGEDLHIVEQHYTSEFKGIAYLVFSMDSGKSFISLLEEYNEMPANMSINLLEKETLTEVGNIIIGACLSKIAELLSDVVSYLPPRYIDGKYFYEDMPGNFFDGEGYAVILKTIFQFEKADVDGFLFLLINMDSIDKIREAVDKFMKNYE from the coding sequence ATGAAAGATACTTCAGGGAATTTTCTGAGCGAATTACAAATAGATGCGCTCAAAGAGATCATTAATATTGCATTTGGAAATGCGGCGGCGTCACTTTCCGAGGTTATTGAATTGCATGCTACATTAAACGTTCCTGAGATAAAAATAGTGCATTCAAAAGAACTGCGGGACTTTATTGGCAGCACTTTTGATGGCGGCGAAGATTTGCATATCGTTGAACAACATTATACCTCTGAATTCAAAGGTATTGCGTATCTTGTCTTTTCCATGGATAGCGGTAAATCATTTATTTCATTGCTGGAAGAATATAATGAAATGCCTGCAAACATGTCCATTAATTTGCTGGAAAAGGAAACGTTAACGGAGGTGGGAAATATTATAATCGGTGCTTGTCTCAGCAAAATAGCGGAATTGTTGTCAGATGTCGTTTCTTATCTTCCGCCAAGATATATCGATGGAAAGTATTTTTATGAAGACATGCCGGGGAATTTCTTCGATGGAGAAGGATATGCGGTTATCCTTAAAACCATATTTCAATTTGAGAAAGCGGATGTTGATGGCTTTTTGTTTCTTCTTATTAATATGGATTCTATCGATAAGATAAGAGAAGCGGTTGATAAATTTATGAAGAACTATGAATAA
- a CDS encoding GGDEF domain-containing protein, whose product MQQSCSIFPIRNGNEKIEYICITVRDVTEIVVYEHKLLDATRRDYLTGSFNRKYLEDKLREEFERHRRYGAPLCLIIFDIDNFKNVNDSCGHLYGDFVLREVVARVASGLRTTDILARYGGEEFCGILPETSLKSAIEVAERFRESIASEEYRFHGHSRKITISLGVAALDKNITNTDMFFKKADDALYTAKREGKNKVRSADH is encoded by the coding sequence ATGCAGCAGAGCTGCTCAATATTTCCCATTCGCAACGGAAATGAAAAGATAGAATACATATGCATTACAGTGCGGGACGTCACTGAAATAGTTGTATACGAGCATAAACTGCTGGACGCCACAAGGAGGGACTATCTGACCGGGTCGTTTAACCGCAAATATTTAGAGGATAAACTGAGGGAGGAGTTTGAACGGCATAGGAGATACGGCGCACCTCTTTGCCTAATTATTTTTGATATCGATAATTTTAAGAATGTAAACGACTCCTGTGGTCATTTGTATGGTGATTTTGTCCTCCGCGAGGTGGTTGCGAGAGTTGCGTCCGGATTAAGAACTACCGATATCCTGGCACGCTATGGTGGGGAAGAATTTTGCGGCATTCTCCCGGAAACCAGTTTGAAGTCAGCCATTGAAGTGGCGGAACGATTCAGGGAAAGCATCGCCTCAGAAGAATACAGGTTCCATGGACATTCAAGAAAAATAACTATTAGTTTAGGAGTTGCTGCGTTGGACAAAAATATTACGAATACCGATATGTTCTTCAAAAAGGCGGATGACGCCCTTTACACGGCAAAAAGGGAAGGGAAAAATAAGGTGCGATCCGCTGACCATTAG
- the tdh gene encoding L-threonine 3-dehydrogenase has translation MKANRASGLELVKMPEPKLGPKDVLIKVQVASICGTDVHIDDWTYWAQQRFTPPRIIGHEFAGYVQEVGKEVTFVKAGERVSAETHISCGYCYQCKNGYREVCRKSKLLGIDYDGTFAEYLSLPEHVLWKDDPRIPDEWATIQEPFGNAVDTVMSEDISSKTVLILGAGPIGLFAVGIARACGASLIIVSDPNDYRLDIGKKMGADIVANPKNTDILNCVLEATEGNGVDVVLEFSGNKLALDQGLKSLTPGGRISILGIYETPVDIDLNREVIFKKIRIYGITGRKIFSTWYKTSRFLSSGLVDPGPVITHTFLLEDYEKGMQLMRDGMCGKVVLQVMP, from the coding sequence GTGAAAGCAAATCGTGCCAGTGGGCTGGAATTGGTAAAGATGCCGGAACCAAAGCTTGGCCCAAAAGATGTTTTAATTAAGGTTCAGGTTGCCTCTATATGCGGAACGGATGTTCATATAGATGACTGGACATATTGGGCGCAGCAGCGCTTTACGCCGCCCCGTATTATAGGCCATGAGTTTGCCGGTTATGTGCAGGAGGTTGGGAAGGAGGTTACGTTTGTTAAAGCTGGGGAGAGGGTTTCTGCGGAAACTCACATTTCATGCGGCTACTGCTACCAATGCAAGAATGGATACAGAGAAGTATGCAGAAAAAGTAAATTGTTAGGGATTGATTACGATGGAACGTTCGCCGAATACCTTAGCCTGCCTGAGCATGTATTGTGGAAAGATGATCCTCGTATTCCTGATGAATGGGCGACAATTCAGGAGCCGTTTGGAAATGCTGTTGACACGGTAATGTCTGAGGATATATCTTCAAAAACGGTGCTTATTTTGGGGGCAGGTCCCATTGGTCTCTTTGCCGTAGGTATAGCAAGGGCATGCGGGGCGTCTCTCATTATTGTTTCTGACCCAAATGATTATCGGCTGGATATCGGTAAAAAGATGGGTGCGGATATTGTGGCGAATCCGAAAAACACAGATATCCTGAATTGTGTGCTGGAAGCGACGGAGGGAAATGGCGTAGATGTGGTTCTGGAGTTTTCCGGCAATAAACTGGCGCTTGATCAGGGACTTAAGTCTCTTACTCCCGGTGGAAGAATATCGATTTTGGGGATATATGAAACCCCTGTTGATATTGATCTGAATAGAGAGGTTATTTTTAAAAAAATACGCATATATGGGATTACCGGCAGAAAGATATTTTCTACGTGGTATAAGACGTCCAGGTTTCTGTCTTCCGGGCTGGTGGATCCTGGACCGGTTATTACACACACGTTTTTACTGGAAGATTACGAAAAGGGCATGCAGCTAATGAGAGATGGCATGTGTGGAAAGGTTGTTTTGCAGGTCATGCCGTAA
- a CDS encoding response regulator: MIKKILIVDDSVVARLGVKNCILKDASYEIYEASDGFMGVEEFKRVSPDITFLDMTMPVMSGIQALEEIKKIDENAIVIVITADTQPKTIEKVKELGALTLLRKPPKKEDIINAIAKAKDIQVSKEKK, from the coding sequence ATGATAAAAAAAATTTTGATTGTAGATGATTCTGTTGTTGCCAGATTGGGGGTAAAAAATTGTATTTTAAAAGATGCCTCATATGAGATATATGAAGCGTCTGATGGTTTTATGGGTGTTGAAGAATTTAAAAGGGTTTCCCCTGATATAACTTTTCTGGATATGACAATGCCTGTAATGTCAGGCATTCAGGCGCTTGAAGAAATAAAAAAAATCGATGAAAACGCTATAGTCATTGTGATAACCGCGGATACTCAGCCAAAGACTATTGAAAAAGTGAAAGAATTGGGGGCATTAACATTGTTGAGAAAGCCGCCTAAAAAAGAAGATATAATTAATGCTATAGCTAAGGCAAAAGATATACAGGTAAGTAAAGAGAAAAAATGA
- the ilvB gene encoding biosynthetic-type acetolactate synthase large subunit yields the protein MIKTGSHILINALIREGVEYVFGIPGGAVLPLFDALYESQIKFILTRHEQGAGHAADGFARATGKVGVCLATSGPGATNLTTAIATAYMDSVPMVALTGQVKTFLIGNDAFQEVDIIGITRPITKHSYLVKDVKDLARVVKEAFYLANSGRQGPVLIDLPVDVTMAECEEIIPPEIDLPGYKPTYEGNIRQIKIAAEVINNARRPVLYTGGGIIASDSAKELLELAEKGNIPVTTTLMGLGGFPENHNLSLGMLGMHGTAYANFAVTTCDILIAIGARFDDRITGKIDEFAPNAKIIHIDIDPSSISKNIKVDIPVVGYAQNTLRELNKHISFVERREWFDKIKQWKEQNPLTYNNSGDLIKPQYVIEQIYEATNGEAIITTEVGQNQMWAAQYYTYTKPRTFLSSGGLGTMGYGFPAAIGAQLGCPDKIVVDIAGDGSIQMNIQELSTVVRLNIPVKIVILNNGYLGMVRQWQELFYDKRYSSVSLNGNPDFVKLAESYGAKGFLIEKKEDVRPTLEKAFFTKQPVVMDFRVDPNENVFPMVPSGKPIHQMIGTMA from the coding sequence ATGATTAAAACAGGTTCTCACATTCTAATAAATGCATTGATACGGGAAGGGGTAGAATACGTGTTTGGCATTCCAGGCGGCGCTGTTCTTCCTTTGTTTGACGCATTATATGAATCGCAGATTAAATTTATTTTAACGAGACATGAGCAGGGCGCAGGCCATGCGGCGGATGGATTTGCGAGGGCAACAGGCAAAGTAGGTGTATGTTTGGCGACCTCAGGCCCTGGCGCTACAAACTTAACAACTGCTATAGCAACGGCATACATGGATTCCGTTCCGATGGTTGCTTTGACGGGACAGGTAAAAACATTTCTTATCGGTAATGACGCCTTCCAGGAAGTTGATATTATTGGAATAACCCGCCCCATAACAAAACACAGCTATTTAGTTAAGGATGTTAAAGATTTAGCAAGAGTAGTAAAAGAAGCATTTTATTTGGCAAATTCCGGCAGACAAGGTCCCGTATTAATAGATTTGCCCGTAGATGTTACTATGGCTGAATGTGAAGAAATAATACCTCCGGAAATAGATTTGCCAGGATACAAACCCACGTATGAAGGTAATATCCGTCAGATAAAAATTGCCGCAGAGGTAATTAATAATGCAAGGCGCCCTGTATTGTATACAGGTGGCGGCATTATTGCTTCAGATAGCGCAAAGGAATTATTGGAACTTGCGGAAAAAGGGAATATCCCCGTCACCACAACCCTTATGGGTCTTGGGGGCTTTCCGGAAAATCATAATTTATCTTTGGGTATGCTGGGAATGCACGGGACTGCGTATGCGAATTTTGCAGTTACGACATGTGATATATTGATTGCAATTGGTGCGCGGTTTGACGACCGTATCACGGGTAAAATTGATGAATTTGCACCAAACGCAAAAATTATCCACATTGACATAGACCCTTCTTCCATAAGTAAAAATATCAAGGTAGATATACCGGTTGTGGGGTACGCCCAAAATACCTTGAGAGAACTTAATAAACATATCAGTTTTGTCGAGAGAAGAGAATGGTTCGATAAAATCAAGCAATGGAAAGAACAAAATCCATTAACATATAATAATAGTGGAGATCTTATAAAGCCTCAGTATGTGATAGAACAAATATATGAAGCAACGAATGGTGAGGCAATTATAACCACGGAAGTTGGACAGAATCAGATGTGGGCGGCACAGTATTATACATATACTAAGCCGCGAACATTCCTTTCATCCGGGGGATTGGGTACAATGGGATACGGATTTCCTGCGGCAATTGGAGCGCAATTGGGATGCCCGGATAAAATTGTGGTGGATATTGCAGGGGATGGCAGTATCCAGATGAATATTCAGGAACTGAGCACCGTGGTTCGGTTGAATATTCCGGTAAAGATTGTTATCCTTAATAACGGGTACCTTGGTATGGTACGGCAATGGCAGGAGTTATTTTACGATAAACGTTACTCCAGTGTAAGTTTAAACGGGAATCCGGATTTCGTAAAGTTGGCGGAATCGTATGGAGCGAAAGGATTTTTGATAGAAAAGAAAGAGGATGTGCGTCCCACGTTGGAAAAAGCATTTTTCACAAAACAACCCGTAGTCATGGATTTCAGGGTCGACCCTAATGAAAATGTTTTTCCGATGGTCCCCTCAGGCAAACCAATCCATCAAATGATTGGAACAATGGCATAA
- a CDS encoding RnfABCDGE type electron transport complex subunit B, translated as MELILSATITLGILGMIFGIGLAIASDTFAVKVDPRIERINEVLPGANCGACGQPGCGGFAQAIVEGKSPVTGCTVGQSSVAERVANIMGVEFENKERVFSVVMCHAKGVTNKFIYNGVKDCRAANIISGGFFGCDYGCLGLGTCVEACKFEAMYMGKDGLPKVIRERCTGCGKCAEVCPREIISILPESKMVHVRCKSLDKGAVAKKICQDSCIACKRCEKECPYDAIHVQNNLAVIDYQKCTSCGKCVDVCPNHTIINYARALSSASTVSSQ; from the coding sequence ATGGAATTAATTTTAAGCGCAACAATTACACTCGGCATATTAGGAATGATCTTTGGCATAGGTTTGGCCATTGCCTCGGATACCTTTGCCGTGAAAGTGGATCCCCGTATCGAAAGAATTAACGAGGTGCTTCCCGGCGCAAATTGCGGGGCATGTGGTCAGCCCGGTTGTGGCGGCTTTGCCCAGGCGATAGTGGAAGGGAAATCGCCTGTTACAGGCTGTACTGTTGGACAATCTTCCGTGGCGGAACGTGTTGCCAATATTATGGGGGTCGAATTTGAAAATAAGGAACGGGTTTTTTCCGTTGTAATGTGTCATGCAAAAGGTGTTACTAACAAATTTATCTATAACGGAGTAAAGGATTGCCGTGCGGCAAACATTATTAGCGGCGGTTTTTTTGGCTGTGATTATGGATGTTTGGGCTTAGGTACTTGTGTTGAAGCATGTAAATTTGAAGCTATGTACATGGGGAAGGACGGTTTGCCAAAAGTAATAAGGGAACGCTGCACAGGTTGTGGAAAATGTGCGGAAGTTTGCCCAAGGGAGATCATCAGTATATTGCCTGAATCAAAAATGGTGCATGTGAGATGTAAATCCTTAGATAAAGGCGCTGTTGCAAAGAAAATATGCCAGGATTCCTGCATTGCTTGTAAACGCTGCGAAAAGGAATGTCCATATGACGCAATTCATGTGCAAAACAATCTTGCAGTAATTGATTATCAAAAGTGTACATCATGCGGCAAATGTGTTGATGTCTGCCCCAACCATACGATAATAAATTATGCAAGAGCGTTAAGTTCCGCCTCAACGGTCTCATCTCAATAA
- a CDS encoding RsmE family RNA methyltransferase: MHQDRFFIPNVSIDSEIWIEGKEAHHILHVKRAKQGNKITLFDGKGIEYKAVVVETQRARLKVFIESSLVVDREPNVSITIAVSIPKGKFSDILIQKCSELGIHTLTPLHCERSVVAIKETSAEKRERWNKIVIESSKQCKRNILTEITTGVAIEDFLKTLCDYDLSLMPCLRRHAMSLKAVLRERPSAKKIVCLIGPEGGFTDNEIERAVEKGCIPVTLGSSTLRIETAAIAVSSMLLYEYCL, encoded by the coding sequence ATGCACCAGGATCGGTTTTTCATACCCAATGTTTCCATAGATTCAGAGATTTGGATTGAAGGAAAAGAAGCACACCACATCTTACACGTCAAAAGAGCAAAACAGGGAAACAAAATTACCCTTTTTGATGGAAAAGGCATTGAATACAAGGCGGTTGTTGTTGAAACGCAACGTGCCAGGTTAAAAGTATTTATTGAGAGTTCCCTGGTCGTTGACAGGGAGCCGAACGTCTCAATTACAATAGCCGTTTCTATTCCTAAAGGAAAATTTTCCGACATCTTAATCCAAAAATGTTCTGAATTGGGGATACACACTTTGACCCCGCTTCATTGTGAAAGGAGCGTTGTGGCGATAAAAGAAACGTCAGCGGAAAAGCGGGAGAGATGGAATAAGATAGTCATTGAATCCTCCAAACAATGCAAACGGAATATTCTTACTGAAATTACGACTGGTGTGGCGATAGAAGATTTTTTGAAAACTTTATGCGATTACGACCTTTCACTCATGCCATGCTTAAGGCGTCATGCAATGTCCCTGAAAGCTGTATTACGCGAAAGGCCTTCTGCAAAAAAGATTGTTTGCCTTATAGGCCCTGAGGGTGGTTTTACTGATAATGAAATTGAACGTGCCGTTGAAAAAGGCTGCATTCCGGTAACTCTGGGAAGTTCGACTCTAAGAATTGAGACTGCCGCAATAGCCGTTTCCTCCATGCTGTTGTATGAATATTGTCTATGA
- a CDS encoding glycine C-acetyltransferase: protein MSRLNFIHDELEKLEEEGLFVNIRTIEGPQDAWITADGKKVLNLCSNNYLGFANSPRLKSAAKGAIDAYGVGPSAVRTISGTTVLHCELERKLALFKDVESTISFQSGFCANLAVIPAIAGKNDVIFSDELNHASIIDGCRLSGAKIIRYGHCNPDDLRGKISQESNAGKRLIITDGVFSMEGDIAPLPEIVNIADEFNAITIVDDAHGEGVLGEGGRGIVDYFKLQGKVDIEVGTLSKAFGVVGGYVAGSKKLTDYLSQKGRPFLFSSAATSPDVAACIAAVDILMESKVRVEKLWSNTALFQKQMENTGFDIGRTQTPITPIMVGDAKLAKEFSRKLYEEGIFIQAIGYPTVPVGKSRLRAMLSAVHSENDLLWAVGCFEKIGKTLGILN from the coding sequence ATGAGCCGCCTTAATTTTATTCATGACGAACTGGAAAAACTTGAAGAAGAGGGGCTTTTCGTCAACATAAGAACCATTGAAGGCCCTCAGGATGCATGGATCACCGCAGATGGAAAGAAGGTGTTAAATCTCTGCTCAAATAATTATCTCGGGTTTGCGAATAGCCCCCGGTTGAAATCTGCTGCGAAGGGGGCGATAGATGCATATGGCGTAGGGCCTTCTGCGGTAAGGACAATTTCAGGAACCACTGTGTTGCATTGTGAGCTGGAGAGGAAACTTGCTCTTTTTAAGGACGTGGAGAGCACCATTTCCTTTCAATCAGGATTTTGCGCAAACCTGGCAGTCATTCCCGCTATTGCTGGCAAAAATGACGTCATTTTTTCTGATGAACTGAATCATGCGAGCATTATTGATGGATGCCGCCTTTCCGGGGCAAAAATTATCAGGTATGGACATTGTAACCCTGATGATCTGAGAGGAAAAATTTCGCAGGAAAGTAATGCCGGAAAACGGTTGATAATCACGGACGGCGTGTTCAGCATGGAAGGAGATATCGCTCCCTTGCCGGAAATTGTTAACATTGCGGATGAATTCAATGCCATTACGATTGTTGATGATGCACATGGCGAGGGTGTTTTAGGGGAAGGCGGGAGAGGCATTGTTGATTATTTTAAACTGCAGGGGAAAGTAGATATCGAGGTTGGCACGCTGTCAAAGGCATTTGGAGTAGTAGGTGGTTATGTAGCGGGGAGTAAAAAATTGACGGACTATCTGTCCCAAAAAGGGCGCCCTTTTCTTTTTTCAAGCGCTGCAACCTCCCCTGATGTGGCGGCATGTATTGCAGCAGTGGATATCCTTATGGAATCAAAGGTTCGGGTTGAAAAACTATGGTCAAACACCGCATTGTTCCAGAAACAAATGGAAAATACAGGTTTTGACATAGGGAGAACGCAAACGCCAATAACTCCAATAATGGTTGGAGACGCCAAATTGGCAAAAGAGTTTAGCCGGAAATTGTATGAAGAGGGGATTTTTATACAAGCAATCGGGTATCCGACCGTTCCTGTTGGGAAGTCTCGTCTGCGTGCAATGCTTTCTGCTGTTCATAGCGAAAACGACCTTTTGTGGGCTGTAGGATGTTTTGAAAAAATAGGGAAAACATTGGGGATATTGAATTAA
- a CDS encoding PAS domain-containing protein, which yields MNKIPEQICNSINLGLVILDAEFKVHYWNQWMEMNSGIPAGDITGSVLFDYFPNLNNRKFLRNCKSIFAFGKFLLSFTKTASLYFPVQACKLLWLTV from the coding sequence ATGAATAAAATTCCAGAGCAAATCTGCAATTCGATAAATTTAGGACTGGTTATACTGGATGCTGAATTTAAAGTCCATTACTGGAACCAATGGATGGAGATGAATAGCGGAATACCTGCCGGGGATATTACCGGCTCGGTGCTGTTTGACTATTTTCCAAATTTAAACAACCGGAAATTTTTGCGAAATTGTAAATCGATATTCGCCTTCGGAAAATTTCTGCTTTCTTTCACAAAAACTGCATCATTATATTTTCCCGTTCAGGCCTGTAAGCTCCTTTGGCTTACAGTTTGA
- a CDS encoding BrnT family toxin, protein MEFECDPEKTKKNHKKYSVHFEEASTVFYDPLSATFDDPDHSIGEHRLITVGFSSKERLLVVSHTGKR, encoded by the coding sequence ATGGAATTTGAATGTGACCCCGAAAAAACAAAGAAGAACCATAAAAAATATAGCGTCCATTTTGAAGAAGCATCAACCGTATTTTATGACCCTTTGTCAGCTACTTTTGATGACCCTGACCATTCAATTGGCGAACATAGACTAATCACGGTAGGTTTTTCGTCAAAGGAACGTTTGCTCGTGGTATCACATACCGGGAAACGTTAA
- a CDS encoding SDR family NAD(P)-dependent oxidoreductase — MTKKAIVVGATSGIGRELAKIFSKNGYIVGLAGRRTHLLDDLKNELPNNSFAKHIDVSQTDKAINQLKELIAEMEGVDIIIINAGVGFINKDLQWSPEKETIDVNVSGFAAIANVAIHQFLSKGSGHLVGLSSIAALRGDGDAPAYNASKAFVSNYMEGLRKKVAKSGSSITVTDIQPGFVDTAMAKGDGLFWVASPQKAAQQIYNAIKRKKKHAYITKRWRLIGLVMKIVPETIYNRL, encoded by the coding sequence ATGACAAAGAAAGCAATTGTTGTTGGTGCGACATCAGGAATCGGGAGGGAATTAGCAAAGATTTTCTCTAAAAATGGCTATATAGTTGGACTTGCAGGCAGAAGGACTCACCTGCTTGATGATCTCAAGAACGAACTTCCCAATAATTCTTTCGCAAAACATATTGATGTTTCTCAAACAGATAAAGCAATAAACCAACTCAAAGAGCTAATTGCAGAAATGGAAGGGGTGGACATTATCATTATTAACGCTGGTGTAGGATTTATTAACAAGGATTTACAATGGTCCCCGGAAAAAGAAACCATTGATGTTAATGTCTCTGGTTTTGCTGCAATAGCAAATGTTGCTATACATCAATTTTTATCGAAGGGTTCCGGTCATCTGGTAGGCCTATCGTCTATAGCAGCACTTAGAGGGGACGGCGACGCTCCTGCATACAATGCATCAAAAGCCTTTGTTTCAAACTATATGGAAGGCTTACGGAAAAAGGTGGCAAAATCAGGGTCATCCATTACAGTTACAGATATTCAGCCAGGGTTTGTAGATACAGCAATGGCAAAAGGTGACGGACTTTTTTGGGTTGCATCTCCCCAAAAAGCAGCACAACAAATATATAACGCTATCAAAAGGAAGAAGAAACATGCTTATATAACTAAACGATGGAGGCTTATTGGATTGGTAATGAAAATCGTTCCGGAAACTATTTATAACAGGCTATAA
- a CDS encoding addiction module protein, giving the protein MSVNNALIAKALELKPQDKIILIEALITSLDKPDPEISKKWIQEAEARLKAYRAGKTKGIPAEEVFR; this is encoded by the coding sequence ATGTCAGTTAATAATGCATTAATCGCAAAAGCCTTAGAATTAAAACCGCAGGACAAAATTATATTAATTGAGGCTTTGATAACCAGCTTAGATAAACCAGATCCGGAGATATCAAAAAAATGGATACAGGAAGCTGAGGCCAGACTTAAGGCTTACAGAGCCGGCAAAACAAAAGGGATACCCGCAGAAGAGGTGTTTAGATAA
- the ispE gene encoding 4-(cytidine 5'-diphospho)-2-C-methyl-D-erythritol kinase, which produces MKFWEDRGKLKIAAPAKINLFLEILGKRPDGYHEIETVMQKVCLYDYLYLEDNEGLEFSCSNPGLETGENNLIIKAVRLLQKESGISRGVKIFLEKNIPVGAGLGGGSSDAAATLIGINKMWRLGYDSEKLMLFASRLGSDVPFFIGENTAVCRGRGEIIQPFPSRVIYHYVIVYPGFEVSTATIYKNFKIGLTKNLKDVSFTLRFLEADDATLLGKYLHNRLEDVVFKLYPQLEEIRQKFRKFDFCGVLLSGSGSAVYGLCRSGSDANNIGQKLKTFGIGDVFVVASDFEGITK; this is translated from the coding sequence ATGAAGTTTTGGGAAGATCGGGGGAAATTAAAAATTGCAGCACCAGCAAAAATCAATTTGTTCCTTGAGATTTTAGGGAAACGTCCAGATGGATATCATGAAATCGAAACCGTTATGCAAAAGGTGTGTTTATACGATTACCTTTATTTGGAAGATAATGAAGGTTTGGAATTCAGTTGTTCAAATCCAGGACTTGAAACGGGTGAAAATAACCTGATTATTAAAGCGGTGCGATTGTTGCAAAAAGAATCGGGTATTTCCAGAGGGGTAAAGATATTTTTAGAAAAAAATATACCGGTGGGGGCAGGTCTTGGCGGCGGGAGTAGTGACGCTGCAGCCACTTTAATCGGCATAAATAAGATGTGGCGGCTTGGGTATGATAGTGAAAAATTAATGTTGTTTGCAAGCAGGCTTGGTTCCGATGTCCCTTTTTTTATAGGCGAGAATACTGCTGTTTGCAGAGGAAGGGGGGAAATTATTCAGCCATTCCCATCCCGTGTAATATATCATTATGTAATAGTGTATCCGGGCTTTGAGGTAAGTACTGCTACCATATATAAAAATTTCAAAATTGGCTTGACAAAAAATTTGAAAGATGTTAGTTTCACCTTGCGTTTCTTAGAGGCAGACGATGCTACTCTGCTGGGGAAGTATTTGCACAATCGATTAGAAGACGTCGTTTTTAAGCTCTATCCTCAACTTGAAGAAATTAGACAGAAATTTAGAAAATTTGATTTTTGTGGAGTGCTTTTATCTGGAAGTGGTTCTGCAGTGTATGGATTATGCAGAAGTGGAAGTGATGCAAATAATATAGGACAAAAATTAAAAACGTTTGGTATTGGTGATGTTTTTGTGGTAGCCAGTGATTTCGAAGGCATAACTAAGTGA
- a CDS encoding SpoVG family protein gives MNITEVRVKLTEAKKNRLQAFCSITIDNDFVVRDLKVIEGHKGAFVAMPSRKLTDRCPGCGGKNHLMSQYCNDCGTRLDEKRASKGAGRLKLHADTAHPINSKCREEIQEKVLAAYKEEVERSKLPGYKPPKYEDMDDLDSSDFDSEDV, from the coding sequence GTGAATATAACTGAAGTTAGGGTGAAGCTGACCGAAGCGAAAAAAAACAGATTACAAGCGTTTTGCAGCATTACAATTGATAACGATTTTGTTGTTAGAGATCTGAAGGTTATCGAGGGGCATAAAGGGGCTTTTGTGGCAATGCCAAGCAGAAAGCTTACAGACCGATGCCCGGGTTGTGGCGGGAAAAACCACCTTATGTCTCAATACTGTAACGATTGTGGTACAAGACTAGATGAAAAGCGGGCATCAAAGGGTGCGGGAAGGTTAAAATTACATGCAGATACCGCACATCCGATAAATTCAAAATGCAGAGAAGAAATACAGGAAAAAGTTCTTGCCGCCTATAAAGAAGAAGTGGAAAGGTCTAAACTGCCAGGTTACAAGCCTCCAAAATATGAAGATATGGATGATTTGGATTCCAGCGATTTTGATAGCGAAGATGTATGA
- a CDS encoding type II toxin-antitoxin system RelE/ParE family toxin, with amino-acid sequence MRVIFDDFAKLELDDGKEYYEMEVIGLGKRFKQEVKRAINIIKKMPEIGSQESENIRRYILHKFPYKVLYSIEKDHIYVIAIAHLHREPIYWINRIRT; translated from the coding sequence ATGAGAGTAATATTCGACGACTTTGCCAAATTAGAATTGGATGATGGAAAAGAATATTATGAAATGGAAGTGATAGGTTTAGGGAAAAGATTTAAACAAGAAGTTAAAAGAGCTATTAATATAATCAAAAAAATGCCTGAAATTGGTTCTCAAGAAAGTGAAAACATTAGAAGGTATATTCTTCATAAGTTTCCTTACAAAGTATTATACTCCATTGAAAAAGACCATATTTATGTTATCGCTATTGCACACTTACACCGTGAACCAATATATTGGATTAATAGAATCAGAACCTAA